CAAAGTTAAATTCAAAACCTAACTGGGCGCCACGAGCGGTAATATTGGCGCGGGCTTGGTCACTCTCTTCGCGGCTCGAACCATATTTGCGTGCCACGTGAGCACGTAACTCTTCACCTTCTGGTGGCATGTTTGGGTTAAGTTCAAACGGTTGCCACTCAATATCGACTTTATCTGCAATATCCAGCTCGCGAATCGCTTGTTGTAAGCTTTGATAACCAACAATGCACCATGGACAAACAACATCTGACACGATATCGAGTTTAATTTTATCTGACATGCTTAGCCTTGTTTTTGTGGTAATGAAACGTAAACCAGCGAAAGCAGATAATGCTTTCGCTAGTGCTATGTTTTACTTGTTATCTTGCCATGCAAATGGCTGAAATGGCGCATCTACTGGAGTATGTGCAATGTGATTAACGTAGTTGCTGATCACTTTTTGCGACAAACCTAGAATAATTTCCAGTAACTGTTGTTGACCATAACCTGCCGCAAAGAAGGCGTCCATTTCTGCATCGGACAATAAACCACGTTTACGAACCATGAGTAATGTGGTGTCGTGCAGTGCTTGTAACTTTTCAGTTGGCATAGCAGTGCGGTTTCTTAGTGCTTCGGTTAATCCACTATCAACTTTCATCATTCCAGCAATAGCGGTATGTGCTGGGACACAATATGTGCAGCCATGATCAACATTAATGGTTTGCCACACTACGGTAAGCTCTTCGGCGTTAAATGATGAGTTAGTAAATAGTTTATGTAGGTCTTGATATGCCTCAAATGTAGCAGGAGACTCAGCCAGCACACCATGTAGGTTGGGGATCATGCCGTTAGCTTTTTTAGATTGCGCTAATAAATCTTTACTTGCTTCAGGCGCAGTCTCTAAGGTGTGAATAGTAAATTTGCTCATGGTGTACTCCAGAATTTATATCATTCAAATGTGTTTAATTAATTCAAATATTATTAGCAGTAATACACCATGTTGTTGGCGTACATTTGCTTGGCGTGGTTAAAATATAGAATGAATTGAACGATCGTTCAAGCTTTATTTTGAACAATTGTTCAAATTGGTGGGGTTATTTTCCTAAGGCTATGAAAAAATAAAATAATTATTTTTAGAAGAGTATTTCAGGAATGGTTTTGAAATAGGTTGGTGAAGTTGCTTGGAGCGTAGTGTCAGTCCGAAAGGAGAATTTAATTTTGCAGTTTTTTACAAGGCAGGCGGTCGATGAATTAGTCTTATATCAGTTAAAAACTAAGTGGTATTGGACAACAGGTGCCAATAAAAAAGCCCAGTTACACCGGGCTTTTTTGTGGTTAAAACAGGATGTTTTAGATCGCGGATTGGCGAGAACTAGCCGATCCGCGGGCCATTCTTGATGGCGACCGAACGAGCCAGAATCCCTAACGTTGTCCCGTTATGCAATAAAGCACTCATGGTTGGATTAAGCCAGCCAAGTGCTGCAGCTAGCATAATGCCACTGTTGACGTATTCAGCGACTTTAATGTTGCTGTTGATCATCTTCATTGCGATTTGAGACAGCTGATAAGTTTCAGCAACACCGTATAACCTATCTTGCAGTAACACGACATCGGCAGCTTGTCTGGCAAGCTCTGTGCCTTTGCACATGGCTACACCAACGTTAGCTTTGGTTAATGCAGGTGCATCATTTACGCCATCACCCACAAACATCACTTTATGGCCTTGCTGCTGCAATGACTCAATGATGGTTGATTTGGTTTCTGGTGTCGCCTCTGCAAACACTCTATCGAGTTTGAGATCTTCTCCAAGCATGTTGGCTTTGTAGACACTATCGCCAGAGATCATCATCAATTGGCTAATGCCCAACTGTTTTAGATCCTCTAGGGTTTGATAGACATCTTCACGTAGGTGATCTCTAAGGCCAATCATGCCCATCAGTTCGCCTTGATGAGAGATAAAAATCAGATGACGCCCTTTGGCTTCATATTGACGAATTTGCTCTTCATAGGCACTAAAGTCGACAGATTCATGTGACTCAAGGAAGTGACGACTACCCATAACAAGGCAATGGTCATTGACGGTACTTTTGAGCCCATGAGCAATGACGTATTCCACTTCACCATGATCAATGTGTGGCAGTTTATGATGTTTAGCAGCGTTCACTACCGCTTGTGAAAGCGGATGGTTGCTGTGTTCTTCAACAGATGCAGCAATGGCCAATAAATCTCGAGCGCAGTGTTCACCTTGGCAATTGAATGGCACCACGTCGGTGACCTCCATATCGCCATGGGTTAAGGTGCCGGTTTTATCGAATACACACACATCGACTTCGGCTAGCTTTTCAATGGCGCTACCGCCTTTGAGTAAGATGCCTTGCTGAGCAGCGCGGTACATAATGGACTTGAACGTCACTGGAGTACTGAGTTTTAGCGCACAGGAGTAATCGACCAAAAAGACAGATGCGACACGATTAATATCTTGAGTCAGTGCAAATACTGCAGCACCGATCCCTAAGGTAATTTTTACGCGGCGATTCGCCATGTCTTGGGTGACTTGCTGGATCTCGCTTTTTTCGCTCAGAGAGTCGTAAATCAGTTGGGCAATTTTAGCGGTAGTCGCTTCACTACCGACCTTATCAACTCTGACCTTAATCGTGCCTTCATGCACGCTAGAACCTGAATACACAACGGCATCGAGTTCTCGTCGAATAGGAACACTTTCACCCGTCAACGCTGACTGATTAATTAGCGCAGCGCCATCAATGACAACGCCATCAATCGGAACAGGGTCACCTGGAACTAATTCGATAATGTCGTTCACCGCAAGCTCAATTGAGCTTACCTGCAAGCGAGTGCCATCAGGCATGATCTGCCAAACAATAGACTCTTGTGGGATCATCAAATCAGCGAGCAACTTGTCACTTTTACGACAGGTTTCTTGCTCCATGAATTCGCCAAGACTAATGAGCGTTTGGGTCATCATCGCAGTGCGATAATCTCCGCGATAGGCTGATAAACCTACGGCGATAGCGTCAAGCACTTCAACCGATACACGTTTTTGTTTCAGCTCTGAAATGCCTTCAGCAAGGGTCGGTGCTATCAGAGTGGCAGTGGTCAAAGCCCCCCATTTATTAGGCAGCAAAGCCGCTGATAAAGTACCAATGACATTCATGGCGATATCGCCACGGGTAAATTGATGCTCAGACTCTTCAAGCTCAGCTTCGCTAAGATCAATCTGGGTTAGCCTAGCCTCGATAGCGTGAGGCTCAAGCAAGTTGTCATCGTAATCAATCACAATCGAGTGAGCGGCTTCATTGACCCGCACAGCACTGACGCCTTGGATCACCATGACGCTTTTTTTGATCCACTCGCCAGTATCTTCAAGCTTGGTTGCGCGATTGAGCTTGAAGCGTATACGACCCGGAATATGGTGCTTAATTCG
This window of the Shewanella goraebulensis genome carries:
- a CDS encoding carboxymuconolactone decarboxylase family protein, with product MSKFTIHTLETAPEASKDLLAQSKKANGMIPNLHGVLAESPATFEAYQDLHKLFTNSSFNAEELTVVWQTINVDHGCTYCVPAHTAIAGMMKVDSGLTEALRNRTAMPTEKLQALHDTTLLMVRKRGLLSDAEMDAFFAAGYGQQQLLEIILGLSQKVISNYVNHIAHTPVDAPFQPFAWQDNK
- a CDS encoding heavy metal translocating P-type ATPase translates to MIPLRIKHHIPGRIRFKLNRATKLEDTGEWIKKSVMVIQGVSAVRVNEAAHSIVIDYDDNLLEPHAIEARLTQIDLSEAELEESEHQFTRGDIAMNVIGTLSAALLPNKWGALTTATLIAPTLAEGISELKQKRVSVEVLDAIAVGLSAYRGDYRTAMMTQTLISLGEFMEQETCRKSDKLLADLMIPQESIVWQIMPDGTRLQVSSIELAVNDIIELVPGDPVPIDGVVIDGAALINQSALTGESVPIRRELDAVVYSGSSVHEGTIKVRVDKVGSEATTAKIAQLIYDSLSEKSEIQQVTQDMANRRVKITLGIGAAVFALTQDINRVASVFLVDYSCALKLSTPVTFKSIMYRAAQQGILLKGGSAIEKLAEVDVCVFDKTGTLTHGDMEVTDVVPFNCQGEHCARDLLAIAASVEEHSNHPLSQAVVNAAKHHKLPHIDHGEVEYVIAHGLKSTVNDHCLVMGSRHFLESHESVDFSAYEEQIRQYEAKGRHLIFISHQGELMGMIGLRDHLREDVYQTLEDLKQLGISQLMMISGDSVYKANMLGEDLKLDRVFAEATPETKSTIIESLQQQGHKVMFVGDGVNDAPALTKANVGVAMCKGTELARQAADVVLLQDRLYGVAETYQLSQIAMKMINSNIKVAEYVNSGIMLAAALGWLNPTMSALLHNGTTLGILARSVAIKNGPRIG